NNNNNNNNNNNNNNNNNNNNNNNNNNNNNNNNNNNNNNNNNNNNNNNNNNNNNNNNNNNNNNNNNNNNNNNNNNNNNNNNNNNNNNNNNNNNNNNNNNNNNNNNNNNNNNNNNNNNNNNNNNNNNNNNNNNNNNNNNNNNNNNNNNNNNNNNNNNNNNNNNNNNNNNNNNNNNNNNNNNNNNNNNNNNNNNNNNNNNNNNNNNNNNNNNNNNNNNNNNNNNNNNNNNNNNNNNNNNNNNNNNNNNNNNNNNNNNNNNNNNNNNNNNNNNNNNNNNNNNNNNNNNNNNNNNNNNNNNNNNNNNNNNNNNNNNNNNNNNNNNNNNNNNNNNNNNNNNNNNNNNNNNNNNNNNNNNNNNNNNNNNNNNNNNNNNNNNNNNNNNNNNNNNNNNNNNNNNNNNNNNNNNNNNNNNNNNNNNNNNNNNNNNNNNNNNNNNNNNNNNNNNNNNNNNNNNNNNNNNNNNNNNNNNNNNNNNNNNNNNNNNNNNNNNNNNNNNNNNNNNNNNNNNNNNNNNNNNNNNNNNNNNNNNNNNNNNNNNNNNNNNNNNNNNNNNNNNNNNNNNNNNNNNNNNNNNNNNNNNNNNNNNNNNNNNNNNNNNNNNNNNNNNNNNNNNNNNNNNNNNNNNNNNNNNNNNNNNNNNNNNNNNNNNNNNNNNNNNNNNNNNNNNNNNNNNNNNNNNNNNNNNNNNNNNNNNNNNNNNNNNNNNNNNNNNNNNNNNNNNNNNNNNNNNNNNNNNNNNNNNNNNNNNNNNNNNNNNNNNNNNNNNNNNNNNNNNNNNNNNNNNNNNNNNNNNNNNNNNNNNNNNNNNNNNNNNNNNNNNNNNNNNNNNNNNNNNNNNNNNNNNNNNNNNNNNNNNNNNNNNNNNNNNNNNNNNNNNNNNNNNNNNNNNNNNNNNNNNNNNNNNNNNNNNNNNNNNNNNNNNNNNNNNNNNNNNNNNNNNNNNNNNNNNNNNNNNNNNNNNNNNNNNNNNNNNNNNNNNNNNNNNNNNNNNNNNNNNNNNNNNNNNNNNNNNNNNNNNNNNNNNNNNNNNNNNNNNNNNNNNNNNNNNNNNNNNNNNNNNNNNNNNNNNNNNNNNNNNNNNNNNNNNNNNNNNNNNNNNNNNNNNNNNNNNNNNNNNNNNNNNNNNNNNNNNNNNNNNNNNNNNNNNNNNNNNNNNNNNNNNNNNNNNNNNNNNNNNNNNNNNNNNNNNNNNNNNNNNNNNNNNNNNNNNNNNNNNNNNNNNNNNNNNNNNNNNNNNNNNNNNNNNNNNNNNNNNNNNNNNNNNNNNNNNNNNNNNNNNNNNNNNNNNNNNNNNNNNNNNNNNNNNNNNNNNNNNNNNNNNNNNNNNNNNNNNNNNNNNNNNNNNNNNNNNNNNNNNNNNNNNNNNNNNNNNNNNNNNNNNNNNNNNNNNNNNNNNNNNNNNNNNNNNNNNNNNNNNNNNNNNNNNNNNNNNNNNNNNNNNNNNNNNNNNNNNNNNNNNNNNNNNNNNNNNNNNNNNNNNNNNNNNNNNNNNNNNNNNNNNNNNNNNNNNNNNNNNNNNNNNNNNNNNNNNNNNNNNNNNNNNNNNNNNNNNNNNNNNNNNNNNNNNNNNNNNNNNNNNNNNNNNNNNNNNNNNNNNNNNNNNNNNNNNNNNNNNNNNNNNNNNNNNNNNNNNNNNNNNNNNNNNNNNNNNNNNNNNNNNNNNNNNNNNNNNNNNNNNNNNNNNNNNNNNNNNNNNNNNNNNNNNNNNNNNNNNNNNNNNNNNNNNNNNNNNNNNNNNNNNNNNNNNNNNNNNNNNNNNNNNNNNNNNNNNNNNNNNNNNNNNNNNNNNNNNNNNNNNNNNNNNNNNNNNNNNNNNNNNNNNNNNNNNNNNNNNNNNNNNNNNNNNNNNNNNNNNNNNNNNNNNNNNNNNNNNNNNNNNNNNNNNNNNNNNNNNNNNNNNNNNNNNNNNAGAGCTTTGTTTTGCCTACCTAAAAGCCCACATCTCTAAGGCACCAATTATTAAGGATAGTTTTCAGCAAGAACTATGTCCTAGGCAGAGGTTATGCAAGGCAGACTGCTTTAAAACTGTCAGGGGCATTAGCCATAGAGATAGCTGTCCAAGACTACGGTCTCTGGTCTTTCTGCAATTGTAAAAGAAGGCCCATAAAAAGTGAAGACACACTGACGCCCAACCAAATGAAAGTCAAGCAAATctgctcattcactcatttattcaacaaatttttactGCATGCCTGCACTGTGAAATGTGTCGTGTCAGGCACTATCAGGATCTAGGTGGAGTGGAATTAATTCAGAGAACACCAGAGATAGCTTTAAATCTCGTCCTGTGAGGGACAGTTGAAGTAATCACAAATTAACCTGAAATAAGAAGATTCTGGGAGAACATGAGAGCCCTCATGCCTAAATATGTAACCTTTTTTCTTGCAGAAAAGAGGTTAGACTTGTTTTGTACCAAACCACAAAGAATTATTATCAATGGTGGAAATCAATGGAAAGAATCATAGCGAGGCTACGACAAAGCTTGCTACCAGAGCAGTCTAACAATGGCATGAGCAGTTTGGGAAGGAGCAGGAAGCCCCATTGGCAATACTGGTACCTGGGGCACCGGACGCTGCCGTACTCACTGGATACTCCACTCCAAAATACAGCCTAAACCTGACTGTTTAAAATCAAATTGCCTATAACTCTCTCACCCAAAGGAAATCACTGCTAATATACTGGtatgtttccttctgttttttgtgccttttttttaaccattctgaaaTTGTACCACATGCACAATTTTCTACTTTCTATTGAAAATTATTTCCCTAGATTATTTTGTAGAATACTAGAATTTGCCTAAGCTTCTCATAATTGTTGGGCATTTACAGTCTAATGATAAGAGCAGGTCTGGAGACACTCTACCTGGTTTGAACCTCGTGTACAATACTGTCTTGGTAGTTACGGACTCTGTTTGCCCCAGCTGCCTCGTTTGCCAAGTAGGAGATCTACCTCACACAGCTGTCCTATGGAAGAGCCTAATTCCAACACAGCACTAAGAATTGCTCCGCACACAAAATATGCACTTGAAATTTTTACCAATTATGGGTAAAAGCCTGAAAGTCTGTGAAGAAAAATTGTGAAAGATTTTGAAATGGACCAAAAGTTTGCTGGGTGACTTTCAAGGAAATCAAAACTTTTGTCTAGCTCAATCTTGGGGTGAGGGACTCCAAGCTTTTGTTTTCGAGTTGCTTTACAACTCTGAAAGTTGTACATAAATGATACTGGCCCATAGACAACTTCTAATTCTGTCCGGTGAATAATTTATTTCCCCTCCTGTTGAAAAGGccagttttacatttatttgtaagcCCATTTCAACATCCTTGATTCACCTACTAGGGATGTTTTGAATTGTTTGAATGGGCTAAAAGAGTTTACTCACTTCAGTAATAAGCTAAGTAAAACCCTTGACAGGTCCTCTGACAGATCCCATCCAGATCTAATTTACTAAGTCAAGGGACCCAAACCTAAGCATATTGTCTATGCTCCAATGGTTGTCTGGACTTCTCTCATAGGATCTATCATATTTTGCCATCAACATCATTGAACTTTTAGTAGGTAATTTACCTCTTCAATAATTAAGGACCTACATTAATATACAAGGCACCTGCTATATGCTGCGATAAACATGGAAATAGTTCCTGCCTTAATCTAATTGTTTCTGGGGAAGAGCATGTAGTGGGAATTGAGAACATTAGCTTTGGTATAAGACAGACTCGAGTTCTAGACCAGTTCTGATCCCTTTGCTTGAGTAGACTTTGGTGATGAAATATTGTCATctctaagcctgtttcctcaGTGGTGTAATGAGCAATGTCTATGAAAAAGTCTGAGACTTGAAAAAAACAATACACTCTAGGCACTTGGCAGGTCTGGCACATACAGTTAAGTCTTAAACAGCTAACTTACGCAACCCCTACTAGAGAAGCCAGACCACCTATTCACACCAGCCTTCCCACTCACtcccaccacatacacacaggGCCGACTGGAGCATGTCCCCTCAGCCAATGCACAGTACATATAGGAGCATTTACACAGCGCCATCCCACTAGACCACAGTCCAGCTCATCCGAGTGTCATAACCAAAATCACACATCTCACAACTTTATTTACCTAAATCACTACGTGTGACCCTATCTCATCTTTATCTGAAATTTCCACATTTGCCCAGCTAACACAGGTCTTACACACCCTATCTGCAACAGCAGCTCCATTCCATTCCCAGAAACTTTTCTACATCTTCAAGTTCTTCTCCCAATATTCTGTACACCTCCTTACCCTGTTTGAAACCTGGCCCTTTCCCAGCAGCAACTGCAGCTTATTACCCCAAACTCCTGGGCCTCACGGTTAGGAGCAGAGGTGGATTTACTATAAAGCTCATGAAAGTTAAGCTGCAGTTGTCCCCAACTTCCATGACCTCCTACAATAGCAATACATTTGTCATGTTTTTGAAAAACTttgtggggaggagaaaagatcGCGGAGGAGttggggtcccctttttcagccggtcccctgagtcgagctggatacctaccagaccatcctgaacatccatggaatcagcctgagacgcaggaagatacatctggatctctacaaatcgacatctccagcgctgagtatcgaggtacgaagcgggaagccGTGAATCCGCgtacagatatcggaagataaacagaagggggagggagacggcACGTNagagagagatacagaagggcactatattattcttaaaggaagtattcaacaagtggatatgacaattattaatatatatgcccccaacaggggagcagcaagatacacaagccaactcttaaccaaaataaagagacatatagataagaacacagtaatagtaggggacctcaacaccccactatcagaaatagacagaacaccctggcaaaaactaagcaaagaatcaaaggctttgaatgccatactcgacgagttggacctcatagatatatatagaacactacaccccagaaccaaagaatactcattctattcaaatgcccatggaacattctcaagaatagatcatgctctgggacacaaaacaggtctcagccaataccaaaagattgaaattatcccctgcatattctcagaccacaacgctctgaaattggaactcaaccacaaggaaaaacctggaagaaactcaaacacttggaggctaagaaccatcctgctcaagaatgactcgataaaccaggaaatcaaaaaacaaattaaacaatttatggagaccaacgagaatgaatacacaacggtccaaaacctatgggatactgcaaaggcagtcctaagggggaaatacatagccatccaagcctcactcaaaagaatagaaaaatctaaaatgcagtttctatattctcacctcaagaaactggaacagcaacagagggacaggcctaacccactgacaaggaaggagttgaccaagattagagcagaaatcaatgaattagagaccagaaccacagtagagcagatcaacaggactagaagctggttctttgagagaatccataaaattgatagaccactggcaaaacttgtccaaaaacaaagagaaaggactgagattattaaaattatgactgaaaagggagaggtcacgaccagcaccattgaaattgcaaggattattagaaacttttatcaacagctatatgccaaaaaactaaacaatctggaagagatggaggccttcctggaaacctataaactaccaagactgaaacaggaagaaatagatttcttaaataggccaattaactatgaagaaattgagtcagtgataaacaaccttccaaataataaaactccaggcccagacggttttcctggggaattctaccaaacattcaaagaagaaataatacctattctcctaaagctatttcaaaaaatagaaacagaaggaaagctaccaaactcattctatgaggctaatattaccttgatccccaaaccaggcaaagaccccctcaaaaaggagaattacagaccgatttctctaatgaatatggatgccaaaatcctcaacaagatccttgctaatagaatccaacagtacattaaaaggattatccatcatgaccaagtgggattcatacctgggatgcaagcatggttcaacactcgcaaatcaatcaatgtgatacatcatatcaacaagaaaagactcaagaaccatatgatcctctcaattgatgcagaaaaagcatttgacaaaatacagcatcctttcctgattaaaacccttcagagtgtaggaatagagggtacatttctcaatctcataaaagccatctatgaaaagcctactgcaagcattattctcaatggggaaaagctggaagcctttcccttaagatcaggaacacgacaaggatgcccactctcgccactattattcaacatagtactagaagtccttgcaacagcaatcagaagacaaaaagggatcaaaggtatccaaatcggcaaagaagaagtcaaactgtctctctttgcagatgacatgatactctatatggaaaacccaaaggaatccactcccaaactattagaagttatagaacaattcagtaaggtggcaggatacaaaatcaatgcccagaaatcagttgcatttctatacacgaataacgagactgaagaaagagaaattagggaatccatcccatttacaataacaccaaaaaccatacgttaccttggaattaacttaaccagagacgtaaaggacctatatcctagaaactatagatcacttttgaaagatattgaggaagacataaaaagatggaaaaatattccatgctcatggattggaagaattaacatagttaaaatgtccatactacccagagcaatctacactttcaatgctatcccgatcaaaataccgaggacatttttcaaagaactggaacaaatagtccttaaatttgtatggaaccagaaaaggccccgaatctccaaggaactgttgaaaaggaaaaacaaagctgggggcatcacaatgccggatttcgagctgtactacaaagctgtgatcacaaagacagcatggtactggcacaaaaacagacacatcgaccaatggaacagaatagagaacccagaaatggaccctcggctctttgggcaactaatctttgataaagcaggaaaaaacatccggtggaaaaaagacagtctcttcaataaatggtgctgggaaaattggacagctacatgcaaaagaatgaaacttgaccactctctcacaccatacacaaaaataaactccaaatggatgaaagacctcaatgtgagacaggaatccatcaaaattctagaggagaacataggcaacaacttctatgacatcggccagagcaacctttttcatgacacatctccaaaggcaagagaaacaaaagaaaaatgaacttgtgggacttcatcaagacaaaaagcttctgcacagccgaagaaacagtcaaaaaaactaagaggcagcccacggaatgggagaagatatgtgcaaatgacactacaaataaaagattagtatccaagatctacaaagaacttctcaaactcaatacgtgggAAACAAAtactcaaatcaaaaaatgggcagaacatacaaacagacacttttccaatggagacatacaaatggctgacagacacataNagacacttttccaatggagacatacaaatggctgacagacacataaaaaaatgttcaaaatcattagccatcagggaaattcaaatcaaaaccacatggagataccaccttacgccagttagaatggcaaaaattggcaaggcaggaaataacaaatgttggagaggatgtggagaaaggggatccctcgtacattgttggtgggaatgcaagttggtacagccagtttggaaaacagtgtgaaggtcccttaaaaagttaaaaattgagctcccctatgatccagcaattgcattactgggtatttaccccaaagatacagacgtactgaagagaagggctgtatgcaccccagtgttcacagcagcattgtccacaatagctaaattgtggaagcagtcgagatgcccttcaacagatgactggattaagaagatgtggtccatatatacaatggaatattactcagccatcagaaagaacgatttcacaacatttgcagcaacttgggtgggactggagattatgctaagggaataagtcaagcagagaaaggcaattatgtGGTTGcactcatttatggaacctaagaaatagcaggaagataggtaggagaaggaagggaagaatgaagggggggtaaagagaagggggaatgagccatgagagactatggactctgggaaacaaactgagggcttcagaggggagggtggtgggggaatgggataggctggtgatgggtagtaaggagggcatgtattgcatggtgcactgggtgttatacccaactaatgaatcatggaacattacatcaaaaactaagaatatacttatgataacataataaaaaattattttaaaaaaagagaaaaactttgcAGATAGTTTAACCACAATCAGTTAAGATGTTTTTTCCACCTGTTTCCTGCCACACCTTCCCTCCTGAGAGGACACGGTATCACCCCAAGTGTATCAGAAGCAGTTAGCCGGTCACTCCCTGCCTGGCTCCTAATGTCATTACTTTGGTTCTCCTTTAGTCTGTTCATCTTCCCACCTGTCCCTGAAGTAACCCAAACAGTCCTGCTCATATATTTACTCCCCAGATTTTAGGAATTGGATCTCTCATAGTCACGAGATCCCAAATTAGCAGACATTATTCATATTCTGAAGACATTCGAAATGGTACTAGCAGTCCCAAGCTCCCAAGGATTCCAGAGGAATGTGCACAAATGCCTACCTACTTGGGAGCTCCATATGAAAGTCTAAAAGCACTTTCAACTTACTATGCCCCAAACTTAACTCTTCCTCCCCAAATCATTTTTTCAGTCCTAGCTCAGTAATAACTATAGCCTTCCCATTGCTCAGGCCAACCCTTAGAatcctttattttgttatctCCCACATCCAATCCTTCAACAAATCCTGCCATCTTGCTCTTCAAAAGCCATGTTTGCGGACTATCTCAACCACTCCCTTTTATCCTAGTCCTAGCCAAGATCACTCGCCTAAACTATTCCAACAGACTTGTTTCACTCCTTCCGCCCTCGCCtctattaaagtttattttgctgACAAGACCCATGAACTTTTAATTACTGGTCCCCCCTTCCTTCCACAAACATTTGAGAAACTTacaagcttttatttttcaattaccCCTGAAGAAAGGACTGCTACCTCCCCGCCTCTGAGCAATGCTGTTTCAGTGatctcttttttcaaaaaaatgtatttcaacaaTTTTACCTCTACTGCCTAGCTCACTGTAGCAAATCAATTACTTAGAAGACAGTTGTCTCAGGTTATATGCTGGATGCTCCTGTATATAGAAGTCACTTTATGTaacaaaaaaagctttttttgaaatacaaaaacactggCATTTTTATCAGAGTTCAGCATGAATAAACATAACTGAGGGAAATTAAGCCACATATGTTGAAGATGAACCGCTGAGAAAATAGTACATTTCTAAAAAGGAGATTTCTATAACCAACTGACCACTCCATTCACATTAAAGCACTCATAatcagagtatttttattttatgtacaatGAGTTGGCATTAAGGTAGGCATCTTGCATATCTGCAGTTAAGGTAGGTATCTTGGATGACCCATTCAAGGAAGTTCAGTTAgtccaactgaaaaaaaaagacaggaaatgcattaattcaaaatgtttaaataccCATTTTATTCTCACAAACACTCGTTCTTATGGAAGAATGAGGTTTAAACTGGAAATCTGACCCACCCAAACTAGCTACCAAGCTCTAACTAGCTTAAATATTTACCGAATGCTTACAGCAAGCAATTCCTCAAACCACAGCAATTATACTTTAGATTGTTAACTTTAGTACTGGCATTCACTTCTTCCCTCAAAGAATTCCCCACTAGAAAAACACTACCACATAAAATGATCTTTACTGAAACCTCAGGTTGGTTAAGTAGGTAACTAATTACACAGCTAATATTTTGGTATTCAATGTGTGACAAACACTACTACAGGAATCATGCATAAATTAACTCAATCTTAACCTCTTGAGAACTGGGGACACAAAGTCATTAGCTCAAGAGCCTGAGCCCATTCTCATCACTGATACACTCACCACCTCCCATCCGACTGAGTGAGATGTATGAACTTCCACAGTCACAAGGATATACCCGCTAAGTGGTTGGTCAAAACTAAACGTCTAAACTTAAGATACGTTGTGTCTACCAGAGATCATACTTCAACGGCAGTAACTGTATCTCAAAGAACCAAGAAAGTGGTAGTCTTCACCACAGGGGGCAGTAAACACTCTAGCACTTAACTGATTTTTAGGAGTCAAGACAGCGCCACATATACATATTAACTAATTTTTGCAACaatcttgccatttatttttctcaggcaGAAAAGGAACTTCATGGGACTGAACTAAAGCCATAGGACTACTATTAAATAGACGGCTTCTATCTGAATCCTAAGGCGGTCTATCTGGCCCCCACCCTCAAGTTCATTCCAGTATATGATGCTATCCCACATTTCGGGGCAATAGCCAACACATGTATGTTGCTGGAAAATGTCTAGATACGACTAAAGAGATCTAAAACAATTTCCAGGGATTCCTAAAACTGACAGGCACTGGTAAGAAGGAGTTAGACTGTAAAGTCTATCCCATCACCCTCACCGCCGAACTCTTTAACAGTGCCGTCCGATACCCCAAAAAGCCCCGCTAACAACTAAGACAACGACGAAAACAGTGCCGGTCGAAAGCTCCAAACAAGAGAATATCTGAACGTTCCCCGCTCCCAGAACCGGGCGAAGGCATCCGCGGCCGCGTACCTTAATGAAGCCTATATCCTTCGCGTACTGACGGAAACACTGGCGGCACATATTGAGGCCGTATTTCCGGATCAGACCGTGCCGGTTGGAGCACACGCGGCTGTAAGGAGAGAGAGGGCGTTACTGCAGGCCGCAGAAATGGAAGGATTCCGCACACGGGGCCACCACCCGCACCGCCGGTCTTCCCCGACCCGTCAGAGGCCCGTAATGGCGGCAGTCCCAGCTCCAGGCTCGCTCTACCCCCACGCGCCGGCGGCGGCGGCTCCTCTCCAAGAGCGTTCTGGCCGCGTCACAACCCAGTGCAACCCTTCTCTAAAACCACATTCTGTTTCTCACCAAGAACGAGAACCCTGGCCAAATTTCCTCGGATGGCTCCAGTAGAGCTGCTGGTGACCCATCTTGCTCTCTCGGATGCAAAGAGGCAAAAGGAAGGACCCGGGGCACGCATGCGCTCTTCAAATTTTTGAGACACGCTTTACCCAGAATGCAGTGCTGACAAATGACGCGAGCGCGGCGCGGCGCGGCTCCGCTGTTTAGAGGGAGTGAATCGAGAGCCCTTGGAAACGTTCCAGGCCGGCACGGCTGATGACGTCACCGCAACTCAGCCTCTAGTTTCCACTTGCGCTGCTCTCGAGCGCCGGGCGCGGTGGCGCGCGCCTGTAGTCCCAGCTACTcgggaggctgaggcaggaggaTCGCTTGAGCCCAGGAGTTCTGGGCTGTAGTGCGCTATGCCGATCGGGTGTCCGCACTAAGTTCGGCATCAATATGGTGACCTCCCGGGAGCGGGGGACCACCAGGTTGCCTAAGGAGGGGTGAACCGGCCCAGGTCGGAAACGGAGCAGGTCAAAACTCCCGTGCTGATCAGTAGTGGGATCGCGCCTGTGAATAGCCACTGCACTCCAGCCTGGGCAACATAGCGAGACCCCGTCTCTTTTGAAGCCCTAAAGAACGGATTTTGAACTTCTGAGAAATAGATAATTTTGTGATCTAACTATGCTTTCACCGCCTGACCCgttcacatttttcaaattaaaattttaagcttGGAAAAAGGACTTTGCCTCGACTCAGCACTGACACCTGCTGggataaattaacaaaataactTAGACTCGGCTGTAATAATTAGGAGTCAACAGTAGGAGTTTCTCTTTTGTTAAACAGAATACGTTTTCAAGGCCGTTTCTTGTTCTCTGGTTGAAGGACACACTTTTAGAGATACCACCTACAACAATCAAGAGAAATAACAGGCTTAGTGTGTttgatatttaaatgtaattgAATATAAGTGGGAAACAAGTTGCACGATGCATGTTGCTTTGACCGGATGATTTGGTTACAACTACTGAAAAACAAATGCCATCTGATAATCTGCTGAAAAATGATCTCCTGAAAGATGTCTAAATTCCAAATGGACGTTTATAATGTCTCTAGATAAACCTGAAACTGTACATGGTTCCAAAATCAAAGCTTTA
This DNA window, taken from Ailuropoda melanoleuca isolate Jingjing chromosome 20, ASM200744v2, whole genome shotgun sequence, encodes the following:
- the RPS29 gene encoding 40S ribosomal protein S29 — translated: MGHQQLYWSHPRKFGQGSRSCRVCSNRHGLIRKYGLNMCRQCFRQYAKDIGFIKLD